DNA from Plasmodium cynomolgi strain B DNA, chromosome 12, whole genome shotgun sequence:
GGTGAAAAATCAAATCGGCTCAAATTTCTTCACGGGGTAGGTACTAGCCGTATGCGCCATGCGCGCCtgcgaaaaaaacaagaacgCAATAGAACTCTCTTTGAGCATTCTTGCAACGTTGTTgttgaggaggaggaggaggaggagtatTTGGACGATAAAGAATGCCATACTGGGAAGCGAAGAGATGGTAGttctcacatttttatctccGAGGAGGTGATAAAGGGGAGGAAACCAAAACATACTTCTTACACACATGGCGCAATAAGATCCGCGCACGAACTATCcagcttcttcaaatttttcatcttcaACACAGtgaagaatattttcttcaacatTGTGTGTATCGTTAGGGAGGATATAGAAACGAGCGAGatgctaaaaaaaggggaaaatggtCACTCGGAAAGTGGAGAAGCGGTGCATGGGTCAACTGGGGAGGAGACAGCCGGTCCGTTTCTTCGCGCGAAGAGGGGGTCCCCAGAAGAAGACGCGAGTGAAAGCGATAGAGGTGGTGGAAGCGGTAGAGGTGGTAAACGGGGTAGCGATGGTGATCCCGGCAGTGGTGCTGATCCCGGCAGTGGTGCTGATCCCGGCAGTGGTGCTGATCTCCTAAATTGCACCCCCCCCGCCGTCCAGGACCCCTTGACGAACCAGTACGTAGACATCATAAACAAGTACATCAACGAAGTCTTCGCAGAAATTCTATTCTTTTCGAACATATGGAAAGAGTATCTCTCTCCGGAGGAACACCCACTCATGGTCCTATTTGCAGCCAACAGGACGCTGTACTATGAGGTTTCAAAGTtcatagaaataaataagaaTAACAACGAGGTTTTATTTAGTCAGGCTCTATCTATCGTCGTTTCCTTGTACAATTTCAATCTGTTGATTAAGGAAATTGTGCTACAAACCAACACGTACGAGAGGTACCAGTGCCTGGTGAATGAGAAGCCGCTCGGTGATCGCGGCGCCCGGGGGGAGAAGGAACCCCCCGTGGGGGACAGCCAAGATGGAGGCGCCGCCCCCGTCGCGGAAGACGCGCAGCGCACCAGCTCCCCGCGGAGGAAGATGCAGAACAAAATTGCGCACTACTACGAAACGAGGAACTCGCTGAGGGGGAGCGccggggaggagaagcagaagggggagaagaggcagacgggggagaagaagcagacgggggagaagaagcagatgggggagaagaagcaaactggggagaagaagcaatctggggagaagaagcagacgGGGCAGGACCAAACGGGGCAGGACCAAACGGGGGACTCGCAGGACCGGTTCATAAACCTCTCCCTTATCATCTCCAACGCAAACGACCCATGCATGGTGAAGCTCATGTTCAAGCtggagaaaatatttatccaaATTATGGACCAAAAGCTAGAGcataacaaaaatttgctcTCCGAATGTataagaaatgaaaaattaattccacTCAATAGTCCAGAAATTATGTACAACTCTACATCTGTCGATATCTTCTCCATAATATGGAGCATTTTGGATGTCCTCTTTGAATACAAATGTCCAGTAGAATGGATCATCACACCATTTGTTCAATTCCTGAATACTTTTATAAGTGACTATTGTGAaaattacaagaaaaaatacacatccTTTATCATATCTGTGATGAATCAGTATGCAGATAAGTACTTCCAGGAGTTACTGAACCTGACGGAGCAGCAGAAAATTCAGTGGGATAAATTTTCTAGtagtaatataaaaaggagaaatagaaaagaaggaaataagGGAGAGGACgaagcagggggggggagtatTTTTAAGCACAACGAGTTAGATATGCTTGACCAGGAAGAGAAAGAGGAACATGATGACCTCGTCCtgtataatgaaaatatcgAAAATGAATTCAAAGACGTAAATGAGATCACAAAACGGATTAAAcataagaaaaggaaaaaaaacgtcctTTACAAACTGTTTGACTATGACGAGTTAGACGTTAATGCgataaaaaacaaagtggGAGAATTCCTGGAAGATATTAATGACCTATCTGTGAAGGTCTCCCCATTTCAGAGCAACAGTCCATCCAAGGAGGGAAGAAGGGAACCTGCCGAGGGGGAGACACAGCCAAGCGGTACCACCCATTTTAATCCCTCCAATCAACCGAATGATACACCCCCcagagaggaaaaaaaaccaggCGCCTACCATAGCGATGATCTAGTAAACATCATAGACGAAATTAACCACCTCTTTAACAACTCTGATATGTCCACCTCTATGGTCATCACATGGAACCTGTTCTTCTTCCAAGAGCAAGTGATCCTcattcaaaataaatttgaaaaatatatcatggACTATGTAGCTGCCAGGACACAAAACGTAGACAAACTAAGTCGCATATTCAATAATTACGTATCATTCGACATAACTCTTCCCTTGttacagaaaaatatatacacaaaaaCCATTTTAGATATCCTGAACACTTCGATAAGTAACATAAGAGATACACTAAAAAATACACTCTACTTTATTTTCAAAGTGTTATCTATCCGAATTGTTTGTTATGAGTTCCAGCGAgaactttttttcaacttgtATGAGGAGCCATTTGATATGAACAACATACAGAGTATCGTTAGTATCTTCCCCAACACAGTGGAGAAATTTATCCTTCAAATTCCGGAGTCTTTTCGCAAGAGCATTCTGACTGTATTCATCGAGctcttcataaaaatgtggatgcTTATCGTGGTAGAGAAGggattttcaaattatatttttaccgACAAGGACATACATTTGATGAAACGGGACAACCAGTGCATCCGGAAGTACATGCAGGAGAAGGGTATAGAgctatgccatttttttctcaccaaaaaatatgacatcACTGAATATATTGACACCTTTTTCGATTCGCTTTATGCGGACCGCCACTTGTTTGTGCAAATTATCTCGGAGCAGAAGGAGCGCAGGCCCAAGAATATCATGTCTTCGGCCTACAACAAGGGGATGTAAGTGTCATGCCCAACGCGGAGGGGTGGCCATGCGGTGGCTATGCATTGGCTATGCAGTGGCTATGCGGTGGCCATGTGGATAACCATGCGGATAGCCATGCGGACAGCCATGCGGGGGAATCCATTTAGCTACGCAGAGAGCGAGGGAAACATTTTGACTCCCCCactttccttcccccccccccccccctccttttaCGTTTCCAGCCATCCCGAATGCGTCGCCAACCCAGCTGTCATCCATTTGTATTACCATCCATTCACTTatactcctcctcccccccatcTCTTCCACCTCCTCAGCGCTATAATAACCGGAATAAACCAGCACATCCAGGAGAACCTGTAGAACGTACGAAGTACCTCCCCCCACTCGCGCAAACAGAAGCATCTGCAGATTAATGCGCATCATGCAaagtgcttcttttttttttttgtcaaatgtTGTAGAAGGGGAGTTCTCTCCAGCGGTAAGGGTAGTCCTCTCTGGTAAGAAGGTCTGCTGCTACACCTCAAAAAAGCTGTCCCAATTTGTACCCCTCACGTTCGCTtttcactaaaaaaaaaaaaactccaccACGGCGCCCTGCACGTGTGCATTGGGACTATCCTCCacttgttaattttttttcacgctaAATTAGCAGCGGGAAAAACGcaccaaaaggaaaacagtATGGAAAcgaaaatatgcaaaaatgtaatgCCGTAGGTagttatatatacatatgtacacacataccATGTGGAGAACGATGTgcaatgggaaaaaaaaaaaaaaaatgcatgccTGTGAGTGGGATGCAAGAACGGAGCAACGACTCGACAACTTCTAACCAGTGTAAGACACATCACGTGATcgctctttttcttttctcttccGGCGCTGCGCGaagttagcaaaaaaaaaaaaaaagagaaacatgCACAGTATGGGGCACACTTCCGAAATTACCACTCCACACGGACGGAGAAGCCCCCAACGCGATGGGGCCACATTCACGTCTTCATTCATCACTCATGCTGCAAGTATAAATACGTTAAAAGcgaatgtgaaaaaaaaaaaaaagtggggaaTATACCTGAGGGATTTCCAGCCTTGTAAAAGGACTGCATCAGGGAAATGCTCCTCTCGGTGCACCCTCCGCTCTTGATATAATTCACGTTTATGTCCTGGTACCTGCAAAAGTGAGCGGCATAAAAGGGGTAGTCACAGTTAGGCACACAGCATTCCATGATCTGCGCTGCCTTGATCGTTTTCgtctttttcgtctttttcgtctttttcgtcttttccgtctttttcgcctttttcgtcttttccgtctttttcgcctttttcgcctttttctcctttttctgcgttttctttcccccccttttttttcgttacatTTTGTGCAAGGAAAGGACTGATCCGCATCCTCCGAAGCGCTCGTTAAGGCAGCAGAAGTAAATGTTCTTTATGCCTAGCATGTTCGtatatgaagaaaagaaaagagtgAAAATAAACCATGTGAGAAAAAGCAGAGGAAGGGTGAGCAGCGCTACGGTGGTGAGACCGACTTGACAAAGCAAAGGCAGGTCTAAACAGCACGGCTACCCCCTAAATgggtgcgcaaaaaaaatgacgcccTTAAGTGACGCAGCAAAGATGACGCGCCTTGACTGACGCGGCTGGCTGCATTACCCATAAGCTTCAACGCATAAACACACATGATGCACGGCTCACATGTCACAACGATGCAGCATTTTCGAAGATTTTCTAACTTGTgctttatttcgttttttttctcttcacttAACTGCTCAGTACTAGTTCCCACGGGTCGTTCTCTAACCACCAAGTCGTCTTCTATCCCAAAAGAAGGGTCAGCTAATCTACCCCCCTTGCACATATCcaactttgaaaaatatCTCGCTAGAGACCTCTCTACTCCATTTTCACAATTATTAAAGCATTCAATTAAGTTCCTATTTTTCATACCCTCGTAATCCTCTCCATAAAGATATTTATCTATTGCTATGAGTTCACAGTGCctgcttccatttttcgACTCATTCGTGTGGTTGTATGAGCTGGacaaaatttcctttttttcgtttatcaGCAGGGAGAATATGGGCATTTCCTTCAGCTCCACGTGCAGGCTCTTTTCCGCCTTGGGCAGCGGcacaaacgggaaaaaaaaagtctagATGTCTACGTGCGAGCGTTGTGGAAGCACTGTGGACGCACTGCGAATGCACTGTGGAAGCACTGCGAATGCACCACGAACGAGTTTCAAACGGGCGTACCATCGCACCATCGCACCATCGCACGCAGGGGGCTCCCTCCTTTGACTTACCTCCCCCAATGcgatgtttaaaaaatgaatggcATCCTCTTCGTTAAGCAGAACCATCTTGTTCCACGTGCAGAGCCGGGATAGCCCCTCATCAGGTTAGTCGCTCACCAGGTTAGTCGCTTTACCCCTCTAAGGCGTCACCGGGGAGGTAAACCTACCCGAGCATTATNNNNNNNNNNNNNNNNNNNNNNNNNNNNNNNNNNNNNNNNNNNNNNNNNNNNNNNNNNNNNNNNNNNNNNNNNNNNNNNNNNNNNNNNNNNNNNNNNNNNNNNNNNNNNNNNNNNNNNNNNNNNNNNNNNNNNNNNNNNNNNNNNNNNNNNNNNNNNNNNNNNNNNNNNNNNNNNNNNNNNNNNNNNNNNNNNNNNNNNNNNNNNNNNNNNNNNNNNNNNNNNNNNNNNNNNNNNNNNNNNNNNNNNNNNNNNNNNNNNNNNNNNNNNNNNNNNNNNNNNNNNNNNNNNNNNNNNNNNNNNNNNNNNNNNNNNNNNNNNNNNNNNNNNNNNNNNNNNNNNNNNNNNNNNNNNNNNNNNNNNNNNNNNNNNNNNNNNNNNNNNNNNNNNNNNNNNNNNNNNNNNNNNNNNNNNNNNNNNNNNNNNNNNNNNNNNNNNNNNNNNNNNNNNNNNNNNNNNNNNNNNNNNNNNNNNNNNNNNNNNNNNNNNNNNCTATCCTTTTGGGCCAAAAAATTAGCCTTCCAATTTTTAGGAACAAACAAAATGTACGCCCCTGTACTTCCAGTTCGGGGAGTGGGGCACTGTACAAATcgacataaaaatgggaagcacaACGAATAGGGGGCACAAAAGGGAGGCAacggaaaaagaagaaagaggaGACGCGCCTGTGGAGGCACGCGCGTTGTGTGTTTTAATTCGTAAGTGCGTCCGTGCGAAGTGCGTGAGTTGACGGGGGGTGGGAGGAAGCGGTCCAGGTGGCACGAAGTGGGAGGACGCGGTACAAAGCGTTGCCACGCTGCAGCTGATCCACCGCTACCCCGCCGCTGATCCACCGCTACCCCGCCGCTACCCCGCCTACCCGTCGAAGAAGGAGAGCATGTCCACGTGCAGCTTCTTGTCGGCCTCCAGCCGAATGCGCTCCAGCCGCCTCGCTATGACGTCGAAGAGGGGCCGCTTGGTGAAGTCGTACTCCAGCATGCTCCTCAGCAACTCGGACAGCTCCAAGGGAAGGTCCCTTGGAATGGGAAGGACCAACTCCCCAGAAGAAATCTTGCAGAAACTTTCAGAAGCAGACATCCCATCGTATGCAATTTTTCTTGTCAAGGCCTCCCATAAACTAACTCCAAATGACCACACATCggattctttaaaaaaaccCTCCCCTTTTAGAACCTCCGGGGCCGCATAAAATATGTTCCCATACATGGCATACGCAGTGGGACTatcatttgaagaaaaatgagtCGACAATCCAAAATCGGAAATGACGGCATCCTGGTTAGCATCGAGTAAAATATTGGAGAGTTTTAAGTCcctgtggaaaaaatgatttgaGTGTACGTTGTGCATTCCTTCTGCTACTTgctgaaatatttttacaatttgggGTCTCGACAGATAACGCATATATGCGcagttcttcttcttctcgtccatataaatatacttcTCCAGGCTTCCCCCTGCACAGTATTGTAAGATGAGCGACTCTTCTCCCTCTCTTAGACTACACACTCCAAGCAACTTTATCACATGACTGCATCCCTGTAGAGAGTACAAAATCTTCGCTTCGTAATTCCGGTACTTTACTGGGGTGGGAAAATATCTGAAAATTTCCAAgttggccattttttttattttcttatttctcTGTAGTGTGTAGGAGGTGCTATTAACATTTGgggcttctcccccgttgtcttttttcttcgcgGCGAGGGCATACGGGGAATGCTCCGTTGGGGATTGCTCCATTGGGGAATGATCCTTTGGGGAATACCCCTTTGGGGAATGCTCCATTGGGGGGTCTTCCCTGTGCAAtccttccccttctgttGATCCCCCTCCTCCACTGTCACGCCGCTCCCGCTGCGCAGACTGCACATCCCCCAGGTGGATACCACCACAATGATTTGCTGCCTCTCCCGAGTCCATTTCCCCCGCTGTTAAAGGTAATAGTGCCCTCTCGCCAAAGTGTTGCTCACCGAACATGCTTAAACTGGGGGTTATTTTcgggaaaatatatttatgactCGATCTAGGAGTTGATATATAACTCTCGCAGTAACTCTCTTCACTCATGTCCTTCGGATTGTACAGAAACAATTTACACGCCACGTACTTTCCCCTATATTTTGCCCTAAACACCTGTGCATAGCTCCCACCTCCAACCTTGTTAAGTATAATAATATCACTATTGCAAATGGTTTGTATTtcattaaatgaaaattttctgttggtgttaaaatttaaagacAAAGGATCTGCACTATCCATAGAATTTACTAAAAATCGAAAAACAGACAAAACAAATTTTCGAACATAGGAATTATTTATGTTCAgtctttttaattctttgtcTGTTAATTTGAGAATGTGGTATCCCCTTATTTTGTGTATCTTAAAAAGAtacgcttctttttttaatccgatcatttttagaaaattgtATAGCATATTTACGGACCATTTGTTATAATCTGATGCTCTCAACTTTACGTCCTCGTTAATTAAATCGAATTTGCCATCGTTTGAAGTTAAATAATCGTCTATGAAGAGGAAGCAGTTCTTCTGCCTATCGTCATGCGTTTCTGGGAAGGTCGCTCCTCGCAGGCGCCTTCTTATGTACGCTTTATCGGGGTGGCCAAAATGTagctcttcctttttttcgtccccTTCGTTTTGCCCCCCTTCGTTTTGCCCCCCTTCGTTTTGCCCCCCTTCGTTTTGCCCCCCTTCGTTTTGGTCCACTTCGTTTTGGTccacttcctttttctctgtGTTACATTGGGGGGGGTCTCCTCCCTCAATGGTCGTTCTCAGACTTGGCACATCCCCCCCGGATGGGTAGTCTCCCCCCACAATTGAGTAGTCTCCCCTCACAGCTGAGCCGTCTACCCCCCCAACTGAGTCGTCTACCCCTCCGCTGGAATCCCGCATGGTCTCTCGCCACTGATCGATCCTCCCCCCTTCGTACTCCTCCTGGCTCTGCATGAACTCCTCAAAGGTCCTAATTTCGTTGTTCTTTATCACAAAATTGTCGTTGTTGATATTATCACACAATAAGTTTCTGTACTCCTCGGTGATAATAATATTCAGCTTGTTCTGGCCGTTCCCCTCTACTTCCACCTCCGCCTCCCCCTCGTCTGACGATTCCATCCTGAAGTGCGTGCGCCGCTCgacctcctcccccctcatAGTCACGTCAGCTCGGTCCACATCCTTGTATGCCTCCCCGTCCGTGTCCTTATTCATGTCCTCATTTGGGTCCTTATTCGTGTCCTCATTTGTGTCCTCATTTGTATCCTCCCTGTAAACGCCCACGCTTCCTTCAATCGCAGTACCCCCCTCTCGGGAAAgcgccctcccccccactgCGTTCGTAAAAGCGTCTCGATTCTTCGTACgcttcttctttcccttgAAGAATCCCCCCACGTACTCCTCCTGATAACCCACACTGGCCACTCCCGAATCTACAGCatatcccccctcccccttctcaTCATCGTTCGCGAAATGAGTCGCCTCATCATCTTCTTTGCGCCAGTGGATTCCCTTAACATGATTGTTATTCTCTAGGTGCAAAATTGTGAGTCCATTGCCTTTCAGGTCACCTTTGCCAAACTGCTTCCGCTGCTCCAGTTCCGCAACGCGCTCCGAGAACACAGTGACTGGTTGAGCGCAGCTCCGAGTGGTCGCGCTTTCCACTGAAGCGGTtccctcctcttcattttggttactctctccatttgggttaccctccccatttgggttactccccccatttgggttagtctccccattttggttaCTCTCCTCATGTGGGTCATTTCCGGACGAGCACGACTCATCGTCCGTGTCGAAGGACGTCACGATGATGCTCATTGGGCTGGAGCAATGCGTGGTGgttttttgttccctcctcttcctgGAGGATGCCGATTTATCATTCTTCAAAAACGAGTTCCTATTTagaataatattattttttatcaagtgCATCATGGGTGGCTTCAAATAATTGATCGACCGTGCAGGGGTTGTCTTATGTTTACTGTTTCTTCTAATATAGCTAGACATGACAGTTAGATTTTTGGCCTTCCCTacttgttccctttttttgggagaGCACTCACTGTTCTTTATACTGTTCAGTAGGTTATTCATAAGTACATTCTCTTTGTACAATTTATTGCTGTTTGGAGTGGTAAAAACACCGGGGGTCCTCCTAAAATCGGAGAAGGGCGTGTAGTTACTTATCGTTGGAAATTTCTGCGTACAAAACAGATTCATTTCTGCCTTCTCCATATAGCCTTTATTTTCACAGAGTGTTCTTTCTACATTTCCCTCACAATTTAATCCTCCATCCTTTCCCTTAATTTCTACCTCCACACTGTCGTTATCTTCCAATTTCGGACCACCATATTGGCTAGCTCCCATTTCTTCACTCTTCACAGATTCTAGATTCTCACATCTGTTTTGTATAATGAAATTATCGCTATCGCTCATGATGACAACTGACTTGATGCTCAAGGGACTCCTGAATCCAATCTCTGTAGAGTATTCATTGTACTTAATAAAATATCCTATGGCattgttcattttatattCCCCTTCAAATATGACTCGGTCATTATAAATTAACATACCCCATCCATTTCGAACGTTATTTATGGTTTCCCCAATGTAGTGAtacttccttcccttttccttctctgaTGTGTTTACAGATATACTAGACACAGAAGAGTAGGAATCGAATACTTTATTTCGTTCCCCTGACCAATTCGAAATTCCCTTGTTTCTATTTCCTTCATGTGTGTTGCAActatcataataatatacctCGTTGGACCAATTGGAAaccttttcttccatttcgcttTTCTTAGTATAACTCTGCTCATCACAGCGCTTACTGTTGTTACTATCAGTGGAGAATTCTGATTTATAATGTGATgtgttttgtttgttttctcTCCTTCCACTGTACGCAGAAGATCCCTTTACTGATGATCCCCTTGGGCTAACTTCACCTGTGGTGAATTCCCCCACGAGATAACCATCTCTCGATGTTGACTCCCTCACAGTTCCGTTTTCCCTTCGAGAAAAGGATGAATTAAACCTATTAATCTTTTTATCATCACAATATTCTTTGCTCTTTATAGAATCATCATATGCATAATACATGTTTGATATTCTGTTCCCCGTGTAGGTATGGTACAGGAACTCTGGATTTTCATTCTCAATAATTTCAATGTCTATTCCTCCCGTGTCATGAACCACTAGACTCTTCACGTTCTTCTTCAGGAAGACGTCCGAAATGACGTCGCTGTTTACAAGTCTCGCGCTGTTGGCGGTTTTCTGCGCGGTTCGTTTCTGTTTCATGCACTTGGCACTGTCCCTGGGCGTGCCCCCACTTCGATATTCACCGCTTCGATATTCACCGCTTCGACATTCGCCTCTTCGATATTCACCACTTCGACATTCACCACTTCGACATTCACCACTTCGACATTCACCACTTCGACACTCACCACTTCGACACTCACCACTTCGACATTCACCACTTCGACACTCACCACTTCGACACTCACCACTTCGACATTCACCACTTCGATACTCACCACTGCTCTCTTCGGCGCTCCTCACATCTCCTGATTCTCCTTCCGTTTGCGACTCCTCCTCCGAGC
Protein-coding regions in this window:
- a CDS encoding cytidine and deoxycytidylate deaminase family (putative) — its product is AEKSLHVELKEMPIFSLLINEKKEILSSSYNHTNESKNGSRHCELIAIDKYLYGEDYEGMKNRNLIECFNNCENGVERSLARYFSKLDMCKGGRLADPSFGIEDDLVVRERPVGTSTEQLSEEKKNEIKHKLENLRKCCIVVT
- a CDS encoding sexual stage-specific protein kinase (putative), which produces MNELYTGVSRKLFWNSDKLFYDNIRNLDERLNVNDNFNENKYEQLYREKYARNNRRFKTEPPKNICEKGSSQFYSSFFNSIFKSFSKNVIYSEEDKQKEEDAKEEVAKEEGAKEEGAKEKKKTSSRHSNHSKSVTLAHLAKRDSRCVSGRSRNNPAYRKSDLEESLLVQDTDGGKSGESAGGGRRRHTYGSKRGAASSEEESQTEGESGDVRSAEESSGEYRSGECRSGECRSGECRSGECRSGECRSGECRSGECRSGECRSGECRSGEYRRGECRSGEYRSGEYRSGGTPRDSAKCMKQKRTAQKTANSARLVNSDVISDVFLKKNVKSLVVHDTGGIDIEIIENENPEFLYHTYTGNRISNMYYAYDDSIKSKEYCDDKKINRFNSSFSRRENGTVRESTSRDGYLVGEFTTGEVSPRGSSVKGSSAYSGRRENKQNTSHYKSEFSTDSNNSKRCDEQSYTKKSEMEEKVSNWSNEVYYYDSCNTHEGNRNKGISNWSGERNKVFDSYSSVSSISVNTSEKEKGRKYHYIGETINNVRNGWGMLIYNDRVIFEGEYKMNNAIGYFIKYNEYSTEIGFRSPLSIKSVVIMSDSDNFIIQNRCENLESVKSEEMGASQYGGPKLEDNDSVEVEIKGKDGGLNCEGNVERTLCENKGYMEKAEMNLFCTQKFPTISNYTPFSDFRRTPGVFTTPNSNKLYKENVLMNNLLNSIKNSECSPKKREQVGKAKNLTVMSSYIRRNSKHKTTPARSINYLKPPMMHLIKNNIILNRNSFLKNDKSASSRKRREQKTTTHCSSPMSIIVTSFDTDDESCSSGNDPHEESNQNGETNPNGGSNPNGEGNPNGESNQNEEEGTASVESATTRSCAQPVTVFSERVAELEQRKQFGKGDLKGNGLTILHLENNNHVKGIHWRKEDDEATHFANDDEKGEGGYAVDSGVASVGYQEEYVGGFFKGKKKRTKNRDAFTNAVGGRALSREGGTAIEGSVGVYREDTNEDTNEDTNKDPNEDMNKDTDGEAYKDVDRADVTMRGEEVERRTHFRMESSDEGEAEVEVEGNGQNKLNIIITEEYRNLLCDNINNDNFVIKNNEIRTFEEFMQSQEEYEGGRIDQWRETMRDSSGGVDDSVGGVDGSAVRGDYSIVGGDYPSGGDVPSLRTTIEGGDPPQCNTEKKEVDQNEVDQNEGGQNEGGQNEGGQNEGGQNEGDEKKEELHFGHPDKAYIRRRLRGATFPETHDDRQKNCFLFIDDYLTSNDGKFDLINEDVKLRASDYNKWSVNMLYNFLKMIGLKKEAYLFKIHKIRGYHILKLTDKELKRLNINNSYVRKFVLSVFRFLVNSMDSADPLSLNFNTNRKFSFNEIQTICNSDIIILNKVGGGSYAQVFRAKYRGKYVACKLFLYNPKDMSEESYCESYISTPRSSHKYIFPKITPSLSMFGEQHFGERALLPLTAGEMDSGEAANHCGGIHLGDVQSAQRERRDSGGGGSTEGEGLHREDPPMEHSPKGYSPKDHSPMEQSPTEHSPYALAAKKKDNGGEAPNVNSTSYTLQRNKKIKKMANLEIFRYFPTPVKYRNYEAKILYSLQGCSHVIKLLGVCSLREGEESLILQYCAGGSLEKYIYMDEKKKNCAYMRYLSRPQIVKIFQQVAEGMHNVHSNHFFHRDLKLSNILLDANQDAVISDFGLSTHFSSNDSPTAYAMYGNIFYAAPEVLKGEGFFKESDVWSFGVSLWEALTRKIAYDGMSASESFCKISSGELVLPIPRDLPLELSELLRSMLEYDFTKRPLFDVIARRLERIRLEADKKLHVDMLSFFDG